In Flagellatimonas centrodinii, a single window of DNA contains:
- the maiA gene encoding maleylacetoacetate isomerase, with translation MKLHTYYRSSASYRVRIALNLKGLQAKHLPVHLTRDGGEQFRVQFRATNPAALLPVLEDGGERIAQSLAIIEYLDERHPEPSLLPAAAADRAWVRQIALAVACDIHPLNNLRVLKYLTGPMGLSEEQKQTWIRHWIDLGLEALEIGLATSPRRGAFCFGDRPTLADCCLVPQLFNAERFGMSLEAYPTLRCIAQACNSLRAFQDAHPANQADAE, from the coding sequence ATGAAACTCCACACCTACTACCGCAGTTCCGCCTCCTACCGTGTCCGCATCGCGCTGAACCTCAAAGGCCTGCAGGCCAAACACCTGCCAGTGCATCTGACGCGAGATGGGGGCGAGCAGTTCCGGGTGCAGTTTCGTGCCACTAACCCCGCGGCGCTGCTGCCGGTGCTCGAGGACGGTGGCGAACGCATTGCCCAGTCGTTGGCAATCATCGAGTACCTCGATGAGCGCCATCCAGAACCGTCATTGCTGCCAGCCGCTGCCGCCGACCGCGCCTGGGTCCGACAGATCGCGCTGGCCGTTGCCTGCGACATTCACCCGCTGAACAATCTGCGCGTCCTGAAGTACTTGACCGGACCGATGGGTCTGTCGGAGGAGCAGAAGCAGACTTGGATACGCCACTGGATCGATCTCGGCTTGGAAGCGCTAGAGATCGGGCTGGCCACTTCGCCGCGCCGCGGTGCGTTCTGCTTCGGCGACCGACCAACCCTGGCGGATTGTTGCCTGGTGCCACAACTGTTCAATGCAGAGCGCTTCGGGATGTCACTGGAAGCCTATCCGACGCTGCGGTGCATCGCGCAGGCCTGCAATTCTCTGAGGGCTTTCCAAGATGCGCATCCGGCGAATCAAGCGGACGCAGAGTGA
- a CDS encoding IS3 family transposase (programmed frameshift): MSKRRKFSPEFKRGAVEQCRQPGVSCAQVARELGIRDSLLTRWKREIEGQGQVAFGGTGTARDEELARLKRELARVKKERGFFTRSGDVLCQGVVLRYQAIERCRDDFPVRLMCRCLRVSPSGYYGWSTRQPSARQVDNDRLLARIRELHEDSRGVLGAPRMQEDLAEEGETASVNRVARLMALHGVQGWPRRKRRGPRGQPGLPPPGVRNLLERDFNALEPETKWVTDITEIKTDEGKLYLCVVLDLFSKLVIGWSMHHRQDRQMVIRAVEMAIWQRQGGWSVILHSDRGSQFRSSDYQRYLTRNTLLCSMSAVGHCGDNAACEGFFGMLKRERTHRVKYPTLDVAKADVFDYIERFHNPRMRRRVAKQDQKFSALSKPSVVTG, encoded by the exons ATGTCGAAGCGAAGGAAGTTCAGCCCGGAGTTCAAGCGCGGGGCTGTTGAGCAGTGCCGCCAGCCGGGTGTGAGTTGCGCGCAGGTCGCCCGGGAGTTGGGCATCCGGGACAGCCTGCTAACCCGCTGGAAGCGCGAGATTGAGGGCCAAGGGCAAGTCGCCTTTGGTGGCACGGGCACCGCCCGCGATGAGGAGCTGGCGCGGCTCAAACGCGAGCTTGCCCGGGTGAAGAAGGAGCGGG GATTTTTTACGCGAAGCGGCGACGTTCTTTGCCAAGGGGTCGTCCTGAGATATCAGGCGATCGAGCGTTGCCGCGATGATTTCCCTGTTCGCCTGATGTGCCGCTGCCTGCGGGTGTCGCCGAGCGGTTATTACGGCTGGAGTACGCGCCAGCCCAGCGCACGTCAGGTCGACAACGATCGACTGCTTGCACGCATCCGTGAGCTTCACGAAGACAGCCGTGGCGTTCTGGGTGCGCCTCGCATGCAGGAGGATCTTGCCGAAGAAGGTGAGACTGCCAGCGTCAATCGCGTGGCTCGCCTGATGGCGCTGCACGGCGTGCAGGGCTGGCCGCGCAGGAAACGGCGCGGCCCGCGCGGTCAGCCGGGGCTGCCGCCACCTGGCGTGCGCAATCTGCTGGAGCGGGATTTCAATGCTTTGGAGCCCGAGACCAAGTGGGTGACCGACATCACCGAGATCAAAACCGACGAGGGCAAGCTGTATCTATGCGTCGTCCTCGACCTGTTCAGCAAGCTCGTGATCGGGTGGTCGATGCATCACCGGCAGGACCGTCAGATGGTGATCCGGGCCGTCGAAATGGCGATCTGGCAACGTCAGGGCGGATGGTCAGTGATCCTACATTCGGATCGCGGCAGCCAATTCCGCAGCAGTGACTATCAACGCTATCTGACCAGGAACACGCTGCTGTGCTCAATGAGTGCCGTTGGCCATTGCGGAGACAACGCTGCCTGCGAGGGCTTCTTCGGCATGCTCAAGCGGGAGCGCACGCACCGTGTGAAGTATCCGACGCTCGATGTCGCCAAGGCGGATGTGTTCGACTACATCGAGCGATTCCACAACCCGAGAATGCGGCGTAGAGTCGCCAAGCAGGATCAGAAGTTTTCAGCTCTTTCCAAACCGTCCGTGGTTACGGGGTAG
- a CDS encoding PQQ-dependent sugar dehydrogenase, giving the protein MVRPRSFALYCALIVSACGGDETAAPHGLDAREAPVSVAFTANTGADADVAVVNAYPQLQFDRPVDFAEVPGSNHAVVVEHPGRIRVFARDSTTIHTDLFADLSDRVRFDNNEQGLVRIAFDPDYANTGRLYLAYAGRQADDPARCAPLCSVLSRFTHVPGNPLLLDPASETRLIVLPQPGEGHNIGNLLFGADGYLYVGVGDGGFSFTPYVNAQDRTTLYGSVLRLDVAGDGAYAVPPDNPFVGVGNEVAGVVGAGQPVREEIWAFGLRNPHRFSIDPVTGTMWLADVGQSAREEVNRITPGGNYGWPAYEGEISQGRSDIGRDDSAYRAPVLTYPRSDGSSITGGLVYRGNQLPQLRGRYLFTDYVSGTLWSLDPATGSTP; this is encoded by the coding sequence ATGGTTCGCCCCCGAAGCTTCGCGCTGTACTGCGCCCTGATCGTGTCGGCCTGCGGTGGCGACGAAACTGCCGCCCCCCATGGACTGGACGCGCGCGAGGCACCGGTTTCGGTGGCCTTCACTGCCAACACCGGCGCCGATGCCGACGTCGCGGTGGTCAACGCCTACCCGCAGTTGCAGTTCGACCGCCCGGTGGACTTTGCCGAAGTGCCGGGCAGCAATCACGCGGTGGTGGTGGAACACCCCGGCCGCATCCGGGTGTTCGCCCGCGACAGCACCACCATCCACACGGACCTGTTCGCCGATCTCAGCGACCGCGTGCGTTTCGACAACAACGAGCAGGGGCTGGTGCGTATCGCCTTCGACCCGGACTACGCCAACACCGGCCGGCTCTACCTCGCCTATGCCGGTCGGCAGGCCGACGACCCGGCGCGCTGCGCACCGCTGTGTTCGGTGCTGTCGCGGTTCACGCACGTCCCCGGCAACCCGCTGCTGCTGGACCCGGCCAGCGAAACCCGGCTGATCGTGCTGCCGCAGCCGGGCGAAGGTCACAACATCGGCAACCTGCTGTTCGGCGCGGATGGTTATCTCTACGTCGGTGTCGGCGACGGCGGCTTCTCGTTCACCCCCTACGTCAACGCCCAGGATCGCACCACCCTCTACGGTAGCGTGCTGCGGCTGGACGTCGCCGGCGACGGTGCCTACGCGGTGCCGCCCGACAACCCCTTTGTCGGCGTCGGCAACGAGGTCGCCGGCGTGGTCGGCGCCGGCCAGCCAGTGCGTGAGGAGATCTGGGCGTTCGGCCTGCGCAATCCGCACCGCTTCAGTATCGACCCGGTCACCGGCACGATGTGGCTGGCCGACGTCGGCCAGTCGGCACGCGAGGAGGTGAACCGGATCACCCCCGGTGGCAACTACGGGTGGCCGGCCTACGAGGGCGAGATTTCGCAGGGGCGCAGCGACATCGGCCGCGACGACAGCGCCTACCGTGCGCCGGTGCTGACCTATCCGCGCAGCGATGGCAGTTCAATCACTGGCGGACTGGTCTATCGCGGCAACCAGTTGCCACAATTGCGGGGGCGCTACCTGTTCACCGACTACGTCAGCGGCACGCTGTGGTCACTGGACCCGGCGACGGGTTCTACCCCGTAA
- the def gene encoding peptide deformylase: MIRDILRYGDPRLLAMSQPVAAFDTPALHALIDDLRDTMIAANGAGLAAPQIGVPLRVVIFGFDHNPRYPDAEAVPYTVLCNPTLTPLSDAEDLDWEGCLSVPGMRGLVPRHTHLRYTGFDAGGQAIDRSVSGFHARVVQHECDHLDGLLYPMRIRDLRQFGFADALFPGQTLADD; encoded by the coding sequence ATGATCCGCGACATCCTGCGCTACGGCGACCCCCGGCTGCTGGCCATGTCGCAGCCCGTCGCAGCCTTCGACACGCCGGCGCTGCACGCGCTGATTGACGATTTGCGCGACACCATGATCGCCGCCAACGGTGCCGGACTGGCCGCGCCCCAGATCGGCGTGCCGCTGCGGGTGGTCATCTTCGGTTTCGACCACAACCCGCGCTATCCCGATGCCGAGGCGGTGCCCTACACGGTGCTGTGCAACCCGACGCTGACGCCGCTCAGTGATGCCGAGGATCTCGACTGGGAAGGCTGCCTCAGTGTCCCCGGCATGCGCGGTCTGGTGCCGCGGCACACGCATCTGCGCTACACCGGTTTCGATGCCGGCGGCCAGGCCATCGACCGCAGCGTGAGCGGCTTTCATGCCCGCGTGGTGCAACACGAGTGCGACCATCTCGACGGACTGCTCTACCCGATGCGGATTCGCGACCTGCGCCAGTTCGGCTTCGCCGACGCGCTGTTCCCGGGCCAGACCCTGGCCGACGACTGA
- a CDS encoding aromatic ring-hydroxylating dioxygenase subunit alpha has translation MNDAPITLPSSPGWPGEGVHRVPYWVYTDPDTYRRELEHFYYAGHWCYIGLEAEIPNPGDFRRSAVGERSVIMVRAQDGSVRVLENVCAHRGAQFCRERQGNRKEFVCPYHQWAYDLEGKLRGIPYRRGIRQDGQLNGGMPANFQMEGRGLTSLKVAVRGGVVFASFDHSLESFEDYLGPTILSYFDRVFDGRKLKVLGYNRQRIPGNWKLMQENIKDPYHPGLLHSWFVTFGLWRADSKTSLKMDAHKRHAAMIGVRSVGKPAGDVVSGVTSYKADMSLRDPRQLDIVPEEWWKGPTAVMLTLFPSLIIQQQVNSLSMRHIQPRGPGVFDFVWTHFAFEDDNDEMIQRRLLQANLFGPSGYVSADDGEVIEFSQMGFQEKPDQQCLLEMGGHGSEEATNIASETLIRGMYQYWRRVMGV, from the coding sequence ATGAACGACGCCCCCATCACTCTCCCTTCGTCGCCGGGCTGGCCAGGCGAGGGGGTACACCGCGTGCCCTACTGGGTCTACACCGATCCGGACACCTATCGCCGCGAACTCGAGCATTTCTACTACGCCGGACACTGGTGCTACATCGGCCTCGAAGCCGAGATCCCGAACCCGGGTGACTTTCGCCGCTCGGCCGTGGGCGAGCGTTCGGTCATCATGGTGCGCGCGCAGGACGGCAGCGTGCGCGTGCTGGAGAACGTCTGCGCCCATCGCGGCGCGCAGTTCTGCCGCGAGCGCCAGGGCAACCGCAAGGAGTTCGTCTGCCCCTACCACCAGTGGGCCTATGACCTGGAGGGCAAGCTGCGCGGCATTCCCTACCGCCGCGGCATCCGCCAGGACGGCCAGCTCAACGGCGGTATGCCGGCGAACTTCCAGATGGAGGGCCGCGGCCTGACCTCGCTCAAGGTCGCGGTGCGCGGCGGCGTGGTGTTTGCCAGCTTCGACCACTCGCTGGAGTCCTTTGAGGACTACCTCGGTCCGACGATCCTGTCCTACTTCGACCGCGTTTTCGACGGTCGCAAGCTGAAGGTTCTCGGCTACAACCGACAGCGTATCCCGGGAAACTGGAAGCTGATGCAGGAAAACATCAAGGATCCGTATCACCCGGGTCTGCTGCACAGCTGGTTCGTAACCTTCGGCCTGTGGCGCGCCGACAGCAAGACCTCGCTGAAGATGGATGCGCACAAGCGCCACGCTGCGATGATCGGCGTACGCAGCGTCGGCAAGCCGGCCGGAGACGTCGTCTCCGGCGTGACCAGCTACAAGGCCGACATGAGCCTGCGTGACCCGCGCCAGCTCGACATCGTGCCAGAGGAATGGTGGAAGGGACCGACTGCGGTGATGTTGACGTTGTTCCCGAGCCTGATCATCCAGCAGCAGGTCAACAGTCTATCGATGCGGCACATCCAGCCGCGCGGGCCCGGTGTCTTCGATTTCGTGTGGACGCACTTCGCTTTCGAAGACGACAACGACGAGATGATCCAGCGCCGCCTGCTGCAGGCCAACCTGTTCGGCCCGTCCGGCTATGTCTCAGCGGACGACGGCGAGGTCATCGAGTTCTCGCAGATGGGATTCCAGGAAAAGCCCGACCAGCAATGCCTGCTGGAAATGGGTGGGCACGGCAGTGAGGAGGCAACCAACATTGCCTCGGAGACGCTGATCCGGGGCATGTACCAATACTGGCGCCGGGTGATGGGCGTATGA
- a CDS encoding SDR family NAD(P)-dependent oxidoreductase, translating to MAGLNGKVALVTGAGQGVGQGIALALASEGVAVAVTGRTRAKLDATVKLIEARGGRALAVALEVKDATAISTCVDTVVRELGGLQILVNNAQEVPLGTLEQVSDEAFTAGWESGPLATFRLMKQCYPHLKGDGCIINLGSPAAKRWDMSGYGAYGAVKEAIRQLTRAAACEWGKDGIRTNCLLPLANSPAMDWWTRERPEESAAFIATVPQQRVGDCEQDIGRLVVALCGDDCRYVNGQSIAADGGQAFLG from the coding sequence ATGGCAGGGCTGAACGGCAAGGTGGCGCTGGTAACCGGCGCCGGGCAAGGCGTAGGACAGGGGATCGCGCTGGCACTGGCGTCCGAGGGGGTGGCAGTGGCGGTCACCGGGCGCACCCGCGCCAAGCTCGACGCCACCGTGAAACTGATCGAGGCCCGCGGCGGACGGGCGCTGGCGGTTGCCTTGGAGGTGAAGGACGCGACCGCCATCAGCACCTGTGTCGATACCGTGGTGCGTGAACTCGGCGGCTTGCAGATTCTCGTCAACAATGCCCAGGAGGTCCCGCTCGGCACGCTCGAACAGGTCAGCGACGAGGCCTTCACAGCCGGCTGGGAATCCGGCCCGCTGGCGACGTTCCGGCTGATGAAACAGTGCTATCCCCACCTCAAGGGCGATGGCTGCATCATCAACCTCGGTTCACCCGCTGCCAAGCGCTGGGACATGAGCGGCTACGGGGCCTACGGCGCGGTGAAGGAAGCAATCCGCCAGCTCACCCGCGCCGCCGCCTGCGAGTGGGGCAAGGACGGCATTCGCACCAACTGTCTGCTGCCGTTGGCCAACTCCCCCGCCATGGATTGGTGGACGCGCGAGCGCCCCGAGGAATCCGCTGCCTTCATCGCCACCGTGCCGCAGCAGCGGGTTGGGGACTGCGAGCAGGACATCGGCCGGTTGGTGGTGGCGCTGTGCGGCGATGACTGCCGCTACGTCAACGGCCAGAGCATCGCCGCCGATGGTGGCCAGGCGTTTCTCGGATAA
- a CDS encoding fumarylacetoacetate hydrolase family protein, which yields MKYTFSPAPGYVLPVAGSDEQFPVNRIFCVGRNYAAHAREMGQDEREPPFFFMKPASATVAVNGQIAEIPYPPMTGNFHHEIELVVAIGRQGTAVSQAEAESLVYGYAVGLDMTRRDLQLEARDKGRPWEFGKSFSQSAPIGAIRRVADVGHPKSASISVAVNGQPRQASDIAKLIWSVPECIAFLSQFETLQPGDLIMTGTPEGVGAVVAGDLMLGRIDGLGEIQVRVAG from the coding sequence GTGAAGTACACATTTTCGCCCGCGCCGGGCTATGTGCTGCCGGTGGCCGGCAGCGACGAGCAGTTTCCGGTCAATCGCATTTTCTGTGTCGGCCGAAACTACGCGGCCCACGCCCGCGAAATGGGTCAGGACGAGCGTGAGCCGCCGTTCTTTTTCATGAAGCCCGCCTCCGCGACTGTGGCCGTCAACGGCCAGATCGCGGAGATTCCGTATCCGCCGATGACCGGCAATTTCCACCATGAGATCGAACTGGTGGTGGCGATCGGCCGCCAGGGCACGGCGGTGTCGCAGGCGGAGGCCGAATCGCTGGTCTATGGCTACGCCGTGGGCCTGGACATGACGCGCCGCGACCTGCAACTGGAAGCCCGCGACAAGGGTCGCCCCTGGGAGTTCGGCAAATCCTTCTCGCAGTCCGCACCGATCGGCGCGATCCGGCGCGTCGCCGACGTTGGCCATCCGAAATCCGCTTCCATATCGGTCGCTGTCAATGGCCAGCCGCGCCAGGCTTCGGACATCGCCAAGCTCATCTGGAGCGTGCCGGAGTGCATCGCCTTCTTGTCGCAGTTCGAGACCCTGCAGCCGGGCGATCTGATCATGACCGGCACGCCGGAAGGTGTCGGCGCGGTGGTCGCCGGCGACCTGATGCTGGGACGGATCGATGGTCTAGGCGAAATCCAGGTACGTGTGGCGGGCTGA
- a CDS encoding PA4780 family RIO1-like protein kinase: MRIPNGLQPLVDEGIVDEVLRQLKSGKEASVFIVTSGGHTRCAKVYKAAEQRGFHRLAEYQEGRKARGSRDARAMGRRGRHGRKVQEAEWKNAEIDALYRLAAAGVRVPQPQGVYDGVLLMELVLDADGRTAPQLHAVDMTAEQAREAFRFMIGQIVRMLCAGLIHGDLSEYNVLVDADGPVIIDLPQAVDAAGNNNAFRMLERDVNNMRTVFARFAPELVDTDYAHEMWAHYQASTLTPDTPLTGQFVHDDTAADVDAVLDQIEEARLEAEARERGRLAAEAAAAARD; encoded by the coding sequence ATGCGTATTCCGAACGGGCTGCAGCCGCTGGTTGACGAGGGCATCGTCGACGAGGTGCTGCGCCAGCTCAAGAGCGGCAAGGAGGCCTCGGTGTTCATCGTCACCAGTGGCGGCCACACCCGCTGCGCCAAGGTCTACAAGGCGGCGGAACAGCGCGGCTTTCATCGACTGGCGGAATACCAGGAGGGGCGCAAAGCCCGCGGCAGCCGTGATGCCCGTGCCATGGGCCGGCGCGGCCGCCACGGCCGCAAGGTGCAGGAGGCCGAGTGGAAAAATGCCGAGATCGACGCGCTCTACCGCCTCGCCGCTGCCGGCGTCCGGGTACCGCAACCGCAGGGCGTCTATGACGGCGTACTGCTGATGGAACTGGTGCTGGACGCCGACGGCCGCACCGCACCGCAGCTGCATGCGGTCGACATGACCGCCGAGCAGGCCCGCGAGGCCTTCCGCTTCATGATCGGCCAGATCGTGCGCATGCTCTGTGCCGGCCTGATTCACGGCGACCTGTCGGAATACAACGTGCTGGTCGACGCCGACGGCCCGGTCATCATCGACCTGCCGCAGGCGGTGGATGCCGCCGGCAACAACAACGCCTTCCGCATGCTGGAACGCGACGTCAACAACATGCGCACGGTGTTCGCCCGCTTCGCCCCCGAGCTGGTCGACACCGACTACGCGCATGAAATGTGGGCGCATTACCAGGCCAGCACGCTGACGCCGGACACGCCATTGACCGGCCAGTTCGTTCATGACGACACCGCTGCCGATGTCGACGCGGTGCTCGATCAGATCGAGGAAGCGCGACTGGAAGCCGAAGCCCGGGAACGCGGACGGCTGGCGGCCGAAGCGGCGGCGGCCGCCCGCGACTGA
- a CDS encoding aromatic-ring-hydroxylating dioxygenase subunit beta: MNQALEAQAYTELLQLYAEYTAAIDAGDWDRWPEFFTEDCIYKLQPRENHERGLPLATLHFHSKGMLQDRVYGIRETLFHDPYYQRHVVSLPRVLSVDGGRWFLEANYAVFRTKLGELSTVFNVGRYLDEVVRVEGALKFASRSCIYDSEMIPNAIIYPI; encoded by the coding sequence ATGAATCAGGCACTCGAAGCGCAGGCCTACACCGAACTGCTGCAGCTCTACGCAGAGTACACGGCCGCCATCGATGCGGGCGACTGGGACCGCTGGCCGGAGTTCTTCACCGAGGATTGCATTTACAAGCTGCAGCCGCGCGAAAACCATGAGCGTGGGCTGCCGCTGGCGACGCTGCATTTCCATAGCAAGGGCATGCTGCAGGATCGCGTCTACGGAATCCGCGAGACCCTGTTCCATGATCCTTACTACCAGCGGCATGTCGTAAGCCTCCCGCGCGTCCTTTCGGTGGACGGCGGGCGCTGGTTCTTGGAGGCGAACTACGCGGTGTTCCGCACCAAGCTTGGGGAACTCAGCACGGTGTTCAATGTCGGCCGCTACCTGGACGAGGTGGTCAGGGTGGAGGGTGCGCTGAAGTTCGCGTCGCGGTCCTGCATCTACGACAGCGAAATGATCCCCAACGCGATCATCTACCCAATCTAG
- a CDS encoding MFS transporter has product MTGALRITELIDSRPLGRLQFEVATLCALVALLDGFDTQVIAYVAPAIAEQWGMAPSALGPVFGAGLLGLMAGALIGGPLADRWGRKWTIVVSTLLFGAFALTTAWAQTPGQLLALRLLTGLGLGSAMPNLIALTSEYAPARLRTMLVTLMFCGFPLGSILGGVLSALWIPSQGWPALFVLGGAVPLLLALVLAWRLPESPGFLLLRRARSHELQRVLERLDPGRHHDLQGVTAGEPPEPGFPVRELFRGPRTKVTVLLWIAFFMNLLVMYFMVNWLPTLLTLAGYSLSLAILASSLLNLGGIGGGILLAGMVRRYGPYRTLGTTFVLVAGIVAALANVTALPRLTLPAIFLAGAGVVGAQFCLNALAAEAYPTAIRATGVGWALGIGRTGSVTGPLLGGVLLGWGWSADQLVLACAIPALITAAAIIGLARLRARDPDYVPRTLPL; this is encoded by the coding sequence ATGACCGGTGCGCTCCGGATCACCGAGCTGATCGACTCACGCCCGCTGGGACGCCTGCAGTTCGAGGTTGCGACGCTGTGCGCTCTGGTGGCCCTGCTCGACGGCTTCGATACCCAGGTCATCGCCTACGTCGCGCCCGCGATTGCCGAGCAATGGGGTATGGCGCCGTCGGCGTTGGGGCCGGTGTTCGGCGCCGGGCTGTTGGGCCTGATGGCCGGCGCTCTGATCGGCGGGCCGCTGGCCGACCGTTGGGGGCGCAAGTGGACGATCGTGGTTTCGACCTTGCTGTTCGGCGCGTTCGCACTGACGACGGCCTGGGCGCAGACACCCGGCCAATTGCTGGCCTTGCGCCTGTTGACCGGGCTGGGCCTGGGCAGCGCGATGCCCAACCTGATCGCGCTGACTTCCGAGTATGCTCCGGCGCGACTGCGCACCATGCTGGTGACGCTGATGTTCTGCGGCTTCCCGCTGGGCTCAATCCTCGGTGGCGTGCTTAGCGCGCTGTGGATTCCAAGCCAGGGCTGGCCGGCGCTTTTCGTGCTGGGTGGTGCTGTACCCCTGCTGCTGGCGCTGGTGCTGGCCTGGCGCTTGCCGGAGTCACCCGGGTTCCTGCTTTTGCGGCGCGCGCGTAGCCACGAACTCCAGCGCGTGCTGGAACGGCTGGACCCAGGCAGACATCATGACCTGCAGGGCGTCACCGCCGGCGAACCGCCAGAGCCGGGATTTCCGGTGCGGGAATTGTTCCGCGGACCGCGCACGAAGGTCACGGTGCTGTTGTGGATCGCGTTCTTCATGAACCTGCTGGTCATGTACTTCATGGTCAACTGGCTACCGACGCTGCTGACGCTGGCCGGCTACTCGCTTAGCTTGGCGATTTTGGCGTCGTCGTTGCTCAACTTGGGCGGGATCGGCGGTGGCATTCTGTTGGCCGGCATGGTGCGGCGCTATGGGCCATACCGGACGCTGGGAACGACCTTCGTGCTGGTCGCCGGCATCGTGGCTGCGCTGGCCAACGTGACCGCGCTACCACGGTTGACACTGCCGGCGATCTTCCTGGCCGGCGCGGGCGTGGTCGGCGCGCAATTCTGCCTCAACGCCTTGGCTGCCGAAGCCTATCCGACCGCGATCCGCGCGACCGGTGTCGGCTGGGCGCTGGGCATTGGCCGCACAGGCTCCGTCACCGGTCCGCTGCTTGGTGGCGTGCTGCTGGGCTGGGGATGGTCCGCGGACCAACTGGTGCTGGCTTGCGCGATCCCCGCGCTGATCACGGCCGCGGCGATCATCGGCCTGGCGCGGCTGCGTGCCCGGGATCCTGACTACGTTCCCCGAACCCTGCCTCTATGA